A stretch of Canis lupus baileyi chromosome 7, mCanLup2.hap1, whole genome shotgun sequence DNA encodes these proteins:
- the MFSD4B gene encoding sodium-dependent glucose transporter 1: MGRRAGRRGRGRGRRVWGGASGPVGGGARARRPVLEAPPAAELELELELDVRGAGAPAAGQRLLQAAAAAENEAAAAAAAGSRRGRGAGRRLRWLITAVLCAAFLGLGMSVAILGPTFQDLATNVNRNISSLSLIFVGRAFGFLSGSVIGGILLDNMNHFLLLGMSMLATTVGLYLVPFCKTAVLLIIMMSVFGVSIGILDTGGNVLILAIWGDKGAPHMQALHFSFALGAFLAPLLAKLALGTTTVSAANHTEADSNHSALNQSSEADSESLFRVPDNMNLLWAYAIIGTYIFVVSLFFFALLFKKSSRQEKAKASAQRSRRAKYHNALLCLLFLFFFFYVGAEVTYGSYVFSFATTHAGMKESEAALLNSVFWGTFAACRGLAIFFATCLQPGTMIVLSNVGSLASSLLLVLFDKSPVCLWIATSVYGASMATTFPSGVSWIEQYTTIHGKSAAFFVVGAALGEMAIPAVIGILQGQYPDLPVVLYTILGASIATAVLFPVLYKLATSPLNQQRKEHRKSEDQKALLSSSELNDYEEENEEEDAEKWNEMDFEVIEMNDTMRNSVIETSRNVLTKPVAEISSQSHSSAMVFESSPANSGKSPVSHLARNQCKRD; the protein is encoded by the exons ATGGGCCGCCgcgcggggaggcggggcagggggcggggccgtcGTGTgtggggcggggcctccgggcctgtggggggcggggccagggctcGGCGGCCGGTTCTCGAGGCGCCGCCAg CCGccgagctggagctggagctggagctggacgtgcgcggggccggggcgccggCTGCCGGGCAGCGGCTCCTCCAGGCCGCGGCCGCAGCGGAGAatgaggcggcggcggcggcggcggcgggctcccggcggggccgcggggccgggcgcaGGCTGCGCTGGCTCATCACCGCGGTGCTGTGCGCCGCCTTCCTGGGGCTG GGAATGAGTGTTGCTATACTGGGACCGACTTTTCAAGATTTGGCAACAAACGTGAACCGCAACATTAGcagtctttctctgatttttgtgGGCCGTGCTTTTGGATTTTTGAGTGGCTCTGTGATTGGTGGAATTCTTCTCGACAATATGAATCATTTTCTACTTTTGG GAATGTCAATGTTGGCTACCACAGTTGGTCTTTATCTTGTTCCATTTTGTAAGACAGCGGTGTTATTGATCATCATGATGTCCGTCTTTGGTGTTTCAATTGGCATTCTGGATACAG GTGGTAACGTCCTAATCTTGGCTATTTGGGGGGACAAAGGAGCCCCACACATGCAGGCCTTACACTTCAGTTTTGCCTTGGGTGCCTTTTTGGCTCCACTGCTGGCTAAATTGGCCCTGGGCACGACGACGGTGTCTGCTGCAAACCACACAGAGGCCGACTCTAACCACTCTGCTCTCAACCAGTCATCTGAAGCGGACTCCGAATCTCTCTTCAGAGTACCTGACAATATGAATTTACTATGGGCCTACGCTATTATCGGTACTTACATTTTtgtagtttctctcttttttttcgcTCTGCTTTTTAAGAAAAGCTCAAGGCAGGAGAAAGCCAAAGCATCTGCTCAGAGGTCTCGAAGAGCTAAATACCACAATGCCCTTCTTTGCCtcctttttctgttcttctttttctacgTTGGAGCCGAGGTAACGTACGGTTCTTACGTTTTCTCGTTTGCGACCACCCATGCTGGCATGAAAGAAAGTGAAGCGGCGCTGTTGAACTCCGTCTTCTGGGGCACCTTTGCAGCCTGCAGGGGCCTAGCAATCTTTTTTGCTACATGTTTACAACCTGGAACCATGATTGTGTTAAGCAACGTCGGCAGCCTGGCATCATCCTTACTGCTGGTGCTTTTCGACAAGAGCCCAGTTTGCCTCTGGATAGCGACTTCGGTGTACGGGGCCTCGATGGCAACCACGTTTCCTAGTGGTGTTTCTTGGATTGAGCAGTACACGACCATCCATGGGAAATCTGCCGCATTTTTTGTCGTTGGTGCTGCCTTGGGAGAAATGGCTATTCCTGCGGTGATTGGAATTCTTCAAGGGCAGTACCCTGATTTGCCTGTAGTTCTGTACACCATTTTGGGGGCCTCGATAGCCACTGCTGTTTTATTTCCCGTGCTCTATAAGTTAGCCACCTCCCCTCTCAATCAACAGcgaaaagaacacagaaaaagcGAGGACCAGAAAGCTTTGCTGTCTAGTTCTGAGCTAAATGACTACgaggaagagaatgaagaagaagatgcagagaaatggaatgaaatggaTTTTGAAGTGATTGAAATGAATGATACAATGAGAAATTCTGTAATAGAGACATCTAGAAATGTCCTGACAAAGCCCGTAGCTGAAATCTCCAGTCAATCCCACTCCAGTGCAATGGTGTTCGAGTCCTCTCCAGCTAACAGTGGCAAGTCCCCTGTAAGTCACCTTGCAAGAAACCAGTGTAAAAGGGACTAA